Part of the Myxococcales bacterium genome is shown below.
CATGCGCTGGGCGTCCTCGGCGGTCGGATTCTCGATGCCCTGCTCGACGCACAACTTCTTCAGGTACTCCGCGTAGCCCTCGCCCGTGTCGCGTCTCACGATCGTCTTCATCGACGCGTCCGCCCGCAGATAGGTCGAGTCGACGCCGACCACCCTTCCGCGAAGGAGGCCCTCCTTCTCGACGATGCCGAGGACGAGCGTGAAGACCGCCTCGTAAACCGTGCTCGGAAGCCGCGTCCGCGTCCGCGAAAGCGTCGAGTGGTCCGGAACGCGCTCGCCGGGAAGGAGGCCCAAGAACCCTCGAAGGGACAGCGAGTCCGAGCATCGCCACTCGAGGCCGCGCTCCGACTCGATCCCCTCGAAGTAGCCCACCAACAGCATCCGGAAGTACACCCCGGGCACAACCGACAGTCGGCCCCCAGCGGCTCCGGCGTCGAAGCTCGACTCGCACAGCGCCTCGACCTGCTTGTCGAACCCCGCCGCGCGCAGCAGCTCGTTCAGCTTCTCGTAGAACCGATGTCCGGGCGACCTCGGGAGCTCCGTCGTCCCCACCCACATCGGCGCCTGCTTGTCCGTCCGTCGCCCCATTCCCATCGTGGACGGAACCCTATCCATGCCGCTGATCCGTGTCGACCCCTGCGGGCAAAATCAACGGGCTGCTAGAAACGCCCACCTGGAACACGCTCCGAGCGCTCCTCAAATCGCGCCTTGGCGGGCCGGGCGCGGACGACGCCGGGCCTCGGTCCGTAAATCAAC
Proteins encoded:
- a CDS encoding transposase, which produces MDRVPSTMGMGRRTDKQAPMWVGTTELPRSPGHRFYEKLNELLRAAGFDKQVEALCESSFDAGAAGGRLSVVPGVYFRMLLVGYFEGIESERGLEWRCSDSLSLRGFLGLLPGERVPDHSTLSRTRTRLPSTVYEAVFTLVLGIVEKEGLLRGRVVGVDSTYLRADASMKTIVRRDTGEGYAEYLKKLCVEQGIENPTAEDAQRMDRQRKGKKVSNADWVSSTDDDARICRLKDGRTRLAYKAEHVVDMESGVVVA